TCGCCAGAATCACGGCCACATCACAGACCCGGACGGGTGTGGTCAAGGGCACGCCGTATTACATGTCGCCGGAACAGTTTTCCGGCAAGAAGGTCGACGGAAGATCAGATATTTTTTCGCTGGGGGTCATGATGTACCAGCTGTTGACGGCTACCCTCCCGTTCTACGCCGACAACCCGGCTGCGTTGATGCACAAGATCATGAATGCACCTCATCCGGACCCGAGGAAGGTCAACCCCAAGATCGTAAAACCGCTGGTGCTGATTCTGGACAAGGCGCTGGCCAAGGACAGGGAAAAGCGGTACCAGACGGCGGCCCGTATGTGTTCACATCTGCGGCAGTTAGGTAACAAAATCGACCAGGTGACGGCTCGGCAAAAAGCGCGGTCCCACCCTGCCGGACCTTGACCAGGGAGCGGTTTTATTATACCCTAAACACGGGCTAACTAGCATCTAACAGGACTTATATGTACGTCATTGAATCGGCCGGTCTGACAGACATCGGAAGGTATCGAAAAAACAACGAAGACGCTTTGTTTCTGGATGATAACCAGCAACTCTATGTGGTTGCCGACGGCATGGGTGGTCACCAGGCCGGGGAGATCGCCAGTGGCATCGTTGTTGAAACCCTGTGGGACTACATCAAACGCTTCGAAAGCGGCGAGGGTGATGTAGAAGAACTCGAAGACCAGGACGAGTCGCTGTCCAAAGAAGCCAACCGGCTGCTGGCGGGCATTTATCTGGCCAACAAAAGTGTTTATCATACAGCCCAGGAGAAAGAAGACTACCGCGGTATGGGGTCGACCGTATCATCGGTGTATTTTACGGAGAATACGCTGATCGCCGCCAATGTGGGAGACAGTCCCATCTACCTTGTTCACGACGGGAGCATCGAAATGCTCTCCGTTCAGCATACGGTGCTTGCGGAACAGGCCGCCATGGACCCTCAGGGAGCCGATCAACTGGCGGACGAGTTCAGACACATGCTGACGCGTGCCATCGGCGTGGACGAAAACGTAAAAGCAGATATTTCCGAAATCCAGTGTTTCCAAGGCGACATTCTGGTCATCGGCTCCGACGGCCTGACGGAAGCGATCGAAAAGGAAGAGATCCACGACGTGGTGAAAAGGGAAAAACCGGAAAATGCCTGCCGTACGCTCGTAGACCTGGCCAACGAAAGAGGCGGGAGAGACAACATTACGGTAATTGTGCTTAAGGTCAAGAAAACCAATATAAGACCGGGTGGTTTTTTTCGATTCCTGTCAAAAATTTTCAGATAACCAGATAACCGTAAAGAGGACTCCATCATGCCGGTGCTGACACTCAAATTCAAAGACACCAAAATCAATGACTACAGGCTGCAGGAGGGCGGCAATCTGACCATCGGACGCAGGGACGCTAACAACATCGTTATCGAAAACCTCGCCGTTTCCGGCTTCCATGCCAAGATCGACTCCATCGACAAGGGGTATCTGCTCACCGATCTCAAAAGCAAAAACGGGACGTTCGTAAACGGACAACTCGTCGCGTCGCACTGGCTGGGCCACGGTGATACGATCAATATAGGCAAACATACGCTGCTGTTCATTTTCGAAGATGGGGAGGAAAGAAGCTCCGCCTCCGGCTCCATGGACAAGACCATGGTGATGGACACCGACAAGTACAGGGATATGTTGTCCAAAAGTTCCTCCAACGCTGCCGGACAGCTGCGGCAAAGCGAATCCAACGGTGTGCTTTCTTTTCTTTCCGGAGATCTAAAAGAGTACGAAATCAAGAAAAAGCTTGTCAAAATCGGAAAAGACAACTCTTCAGACATCATCGTCGGCGGACTGATGACGGGAAAGACGGCCGCCACCATAAGCAAACGTCCCAAGGGCTACTACCTCAGCTACGTCGGCGGCATGGCCAAACCGAAGGTGAACAACGAGGTCGTCAGGGAGTCGGTGCTGCTCAAGGAGTTTGACACGATCGAAATCGGATCCTTAAAAGCCCAGTTCGTATTCAAGTCGTGAATGCCCCTATCGAAATGACAAGAACCAAAGCGAGAGGGGAACCGACTGCAACATCACGCTGACGTTCGCGGAGCGCCACCGGTGAACGACGGCGTGATTGCTTTAAGGAGTACATCTTGGATATCAACACGCACCTAGCCATCGACCGTAGGCTCTGCGGCACACCCGTTGCGATAGACACCCGTTATGCCCGTGTGGAAATGGCCCTTACCGAGGAGATGACCGCCGATGCGGCCGGCCTGGTGCACGGCGGATTCATCTTCGGCCTGGCCGACTATGCCGCCATGCTGGCTGTCAATGACCCCAATGTCGTCCTGGGTGGAGCCGATGTGACTTTTTTAAAGCCGGTGGCCATCGAAGAAAGGGTTGTCGCCGAAGCATCCGTTGAAGATGTGAAAGGCAAAAAGCATGTGGTGCACGTCATGGTGAAGCGTGAAACCGAGACAGTTTTTCGAGGTGTCTTCACCTGCTTTGTGCTGGAAAAGCATGTCCTGGAATAAAATCGCGTGTCACGATTTTATGAAACGCGACTTCGTCGCTACAGAAAATATACGGTTTTAGATTGAAGTTGCCCTGACCAAAATCATAGGAGGTAGTGGGCGTGAAGAAAAAAGTGGGTGTTTTGTTGTCCGGTTGCGGTGTGTTCGACGGTTCAGAGATACACGAATCCGTGCTGACCCTTCTGTACCTCGACCGTGCCGGCGTTGAAACCATCTGTATGGCTCCCGATATGGAGCAGATGCACGTCGTCAATCATCTGACCCAGGAGGAAACCGGCGAGCGTCGCAACGTGCTGGTGGAGTCCGCCCGGATTGCGCGGGGAAATATCGTGGATGTCGGAGACGTCAAGGCCGAAACCTTGGACGCCTTGATCATTCCCGGCGGATTCGGCGCCGCAAAAAATCTGAGTGACTTTGCCGTCAAGGGCGCCCAGGCGGCCGTCGTGCCCGAGGTGGCCGAGATCATATCTGCAGTCGTCACCGCGGGAAAACCGGTCGGGGCCATGTGCATAGCGCCCGCCACACTGACCAAGGCGCTGGCATCCCATCACCCGAGTGTCACCATCGGCAACGACCCGGACACGGCCCTGGCCATCGAGGAAATGGGAGGCGAACATCGTGCCTGCACGGTGGAGATGATTCATCGCGACCAAAATAACCGTCTGGTCACCACCCCGGCGTACATGCTGGGACCGGGCATCAAAGATATAGCCGTAGGCATCGAAAAGCTGGTGAACGAAGTGGTGGGCATGATCGGCGAGAAATGATTGAAAATGCCCGGACTGACCATTCACTGCAGCAACCGTCTGGAAGTGCTTTTGCAAACGCTCGCCCGGGAGATTGAACGCCCCCTCGATTCCGTTTTTTCGCCGGAGGTTGTCGTAACCCAGAGCCCGGGAATGGCGCGTTGGATTGCCATGGAACTGGCGCAAATACATCGCATCAGCGCCAATCTGGCATTCCCTTTTCCCAACGCATTCCTGAAAATGTTGTGTGAAAAGCTTTCCCTCGCGTCGCCTCTGGAAGATCCGTTCGAACCGGCTGTCCTGACCTTCCGGGTCATGCAAAAACTGCCCGATTGCCTGGACCGCAAGGGATATGACGTCCTGCGAAGCTACCTGGGAGGAGACACGCGCCACATCAGACTGCTGCAGCTGTCCAGGGAAATAGCACACCTGTACGATCAGTATTTGGTCTTTCGTCCGGAGATCGTCCTGGAATGGGAACACGGAAGTAACGAGGTGCCCAACGGGCACTCCTGGCAGGCCGACCTGTGGCGCGAGGTCGTGTCGGGCTGTGAAAACATGCACCGAATAAGCATGCACACCGGCCTCATCGCCAGGCTCCGCAATGGG
The Deltaproteobacteria bacterium DNA segment above includes these coding regions:
- a CDS encoding FHA domain-containing protein → MPVLTLKFKDTKINDYRLQEGGNLTIGRRDANNIVIENLAVSGFHAKIDSIDKGYLLTDLKSKNGTFVNGQLVASHWLGHGDTINIGKHTLLFIFEDGEERSSASGSMDKTMVMDTDKYRDMLSKSSSNAAGQLRQSESNGVLSFLSGDLKEYEIKKKLVKIGKDNSSDIIVGGLMTGKTAATISKRPKGYYLSYVGGMAKPKVNNEVVRESVLLKEFDTIEIGSLKAQFVFKS
- the elbB gene encoding isoprenoid biosynthesis glyoxalase ElbB is translated as MKKKVGVLLSGCGVFDGSEIHESVLTLLYLDRAGVETICMAPDMEQMHVVNHLTQEETGERRNVLVESARIARGNIVDVGDVKAETLDALIIPGGFGAAKNLSDFAVKGAQAAVVPEVAEIISAVVTAGKPVGAMCIAPATLTKALASHHPSVTIGNDPDTALAIEEMGGEHRACTVEMIHRDQNNRLVTTPAYMLGPGIKDIAVGIEKLVNEVVGMIGEK
- a CDS encoding PaaI family thioesterase, coding for MDINTHLAIDRRLCGTPVAIDTRYARVEMALTEEMTADAAGLVHGGFIFGLADYAAMLAVNDPNVVLGGADVTFLKPVAIEERVVAEASVEDVKGKKHVVHVMVKRETETVFRGVFTCFVLEKHVLE
- a CDS encoding protein phosphatase 2C domain-containing protein — encoded protein: MYVIESAGLTDIGRYRKNNEDALFLDDNQQLYVVADGMGGHQAGEIASGIVVETLWDYIKRFESGEGDVEELEDQDESLSKEANRLLAGIYLANKSVYHTAQEKEDYRGMGSTVSSVYFTENTLIAANVGDSPIYLVHDGSIEMLSVQHTVLAEQAAMDPQGADQLADEFRHMLTRAIGVDENVKADISEIQCFQGDILVIGSDGLTEAIEKEEIHDVVKREKPENACRTLVDLANERGGRDNITVIVLKVKKTNIRPGGFFRFLSKIFR